One window from the genome of Candidatus Fermentibacter sp. encodes:
- the infC gene encoding translation initiation factor IF-3 produces the protein MNGEIRYPRVRLIDAEGRHSGIVELVQALDMAAQASLDLVEISPGAEPPVCRIMDYGKFRYQLNRKERDARKKQQSGGLKEIKLRPNTDQHDYDFKVKHAREFLDDHHKVKVTVMFRGRQLVYKDQGFELLQKFATDLADVASVEREPLLEGKQVTLLLAPTRK, from the coding sequence GTGAACGGCGAGATCCGATATCCAAGGGTCCGCCTCATCGACGCGGAAGGCCGTCATTCCGGGATAGTCGAACTGGTACAGGCCCTCGACATGGCCGCCCAGGCGAGCCTCGACCTGGTGGAGATCTCTCCCGGAGCCGAACCTCCGGTATGCCGGATAATGGACTATGGCAAGTTCAGATATCAGCTCAACCGCAAGGAGCGGGACGCAAGGAAGAAGCAGCAGAGCGGAGGCCTGAAGGAGATCAAGCTGCGGCCCAATACCGACCAGCACGACTACGACTTCAAGGTCAAGCACGCTCGCGAGTTCCTCGACGATCACCACAAGGTGAAGGTCACAGTGATGTTCCGTGGAAGGCAGCTGGTCTACAAGGACCAGGGCTTCGAACTCCTGCAGAAGTTCGCGACCGATCTGGCGGACGTGGCGTCGGTCGAGAGGGAGCCGCTTCTGGAGGGCAAGCAGGTAACGCTGCTCCTGGCACCTACGAGGAAATAG
- a CDS encoding ferritin-like domain-containing protein: MGTRGRQIVGLDVDGLVATLNRALADEWLAHYQYWVGSKVVMGPMKDAAVAELVQHAADEMRHAEMVSLRIVQLGGTPVLKPGDWYGLSNCGYDAPEDPFIQKVLQQNIKGEQCAIEVYDRLVKETFQKDMVTYNMAQAILADEVEHEEDLQSLLEDYEAMMERARIR, translated from the coding sequence ATGGGAACCAGGGGAAGGCAGATCGTGGGTCTAGACGTCGACGGGCTCGTGGCCACGCTGAACAGGGCCCTCGCGGACGAGTGGCTGGCGCACTACCAGTACTGGGTCGGCTCGAAGGTCGTGATGGGCCCGATGAAGGACGCGGCCGTCGCAGAGCTCGTCCAGCACGCCGCCGACGAGATGCGGCACGCGGAGATGGTTTCGCTGCGCATCGTGCAGCTCGGGGGGACGCCCGTGCTGAAGCCCGGGGACTGGTACGGGCTCTCGAACTGCGGCTACGACGCCCCCGAGGACCCCTTCATCCAGAAGGTCCTCCAGCAGAACATCAAGGGGGAGCAGTGCGCCATCGAGGTCTACGACCGCCTCGTTAAGGAGACCTTCCAGAAGGACATGGTGACGTACAACATGGCCCAGGCCATCCTGGCCGACGAAGTCGAGCACGAGGAGGACCTCCAGTCGCTGCTCGAGGACTACGAGGCCATGATGGAGAGGGCCAGGATCCGCTGA
- the rpmI gene encoding 50S ribosomal protein L35, with translation MPKMKTHRGAARRMKRTGTGLVKIVHSHANHIFTKKSRKRKRNLRKGGLASPADMRRLKRLLPL, from the coding sequence ATGCCCAAGATGAAGACCCACAGGGGCGCGGCCAGGCGCATGAAGCGCACTGGCACGGGCCTGGTGAAGATAGTTCACTCCCATGCGAACCATATCTTCACGAAGAAGTCCAGGAAGCGCAAGCGGAACCTCCGCAAGGGCGGGCTGGCCTCCCCGGCCGACATGCGCAGACTCAAGCGGCTGCTGCCGCTCTAG
- a CDS encoding class I SAM-dependent methyltransferase: protein MCVDVATGRGDSLRAILAACPSCSVPVGFDSSLKALRAARAQDDAAGLPLAAGDASNPPIRPGSADLVSVVNSLHHFERPAIVVDRAAELLRPGGAMLVVEMYRDGQKGPSMTHVLMHSWWGRIDRLNGIPHFETMTRAAMHRLLSGHGLRLEAWTDDGAGRGTKQGCGSPSPGAEEIGRLGAVIDSYSARIPEDAPGAGELAAEGERLRRRAARIGFAPSASLRFLLFRDAG, encoded by the coding sequence ATATGCGTGGACGTGGCCACGGGCAGGGGGGACTCCCTCCGCGCGATACTCGCGGCCTGCCCTTCCTGCTCGGTCCCGGTGGGTTTCGACTCGTCCCTGAAGGCGCTCAGGGCGGCCCGGGCACAGGATGACGCGGCAGGGCTCCCGCTGGCGGCAGGCGACGCATCGAACCCCCCCATCAGGCCCGGATCGGCCGATCTCGTATCTGTGGTCAACTCGCTCCATCACTTCGAGCGGCCCGCCATCGTCGTCGACCGGGCGGCGGAACTGCTCCGCCCCGGGGGGGCGATGCTCGTGGTCGAGATGTACCGGGACGGGCAGAAGGGGCCGTCAATGACCCACGTGCTGATGCACTCATGGTGGGGCAGGATCGACAGGCTGAACGGGATCCCCCACTTCGAGACCATGACGAGGGCGGCCATGCACCGCCTCCTGTCGGGACACGGGCTTCGCCTGGAGGCGTGGACCGACGACGGGGCCGGCCGGGGTACGAAGCAGGGCTGCGGAAGTCCCTCTCCGGGAGCGGAGGAGATCGGGAGGCTCGGAGCCGTCATCGATTCATATTCCGCCAGGATACCGGAAGACGCGCCCGGGGCCGGGGAACTCGCCGCGGAGGGGGAGAGGCTGAGGAGGCGCGCGGCCAGGATCGGCTTCGCTCCCTCTGCGAGCCTGCGATTCCTGCTCTTCAGAGACGCGGGCTGA
- the thrS gene encoding threonine--tRNA ligase yields the protein MRVFFPDGGSREFPEGTTALDAAASISRSLASKALAARVDGVVTGLSEPLRDGVRLEILGFDSPEGREVLRHSASHLLASAVLHLYPGARFGVGPAIEDGFYYDMDIPGFPGSSALEAIEAEMHRQAAESIRFERIEVGIDEARRVMTDLGQTYKLELLDEIAAAGESITLYRCGAFTDLCRGPHVPTTAFLKHFRLTAVAGAYWRGDEKREMLTRIYGTVFDSSKALADHLAMLEEARKRDHRKLGPELGLFTTGNEGGCGLIYWLPNGTIVREELENLWKAAHRRNGYNLVSTPHIAPASLWETSGHCSYYRDNMYFMPVDETEYVLKPMNCPGHILIYKSEKRSYRELPFRLAELGTVYRYEKSGVLHGLMRVRGFTVDDGHIFCTPDQIVDEIRKVVSFALYFLRVFGFGYAIELSLSDPDDMGHYAGSPEMWARVEPALADALDGMGEKYRTVRGEAAFYGPKIDIKLRDALGRYWQGPTIQFDFNIPERFDLTYTGPDGGEHRIYMVHRALFGSVERFTGNLIEHFAGNFPGWLAPLQVVILPLTVQQHERAAEVCGMLADRGFRCSMDRRNETIGYRIRAAENRKVPMMLVIGEREAGSGRVAVRAHGRGDLGVFELEEAVGLIEEACRRPALPEGGRSLSEIP from the coding sequence GTGCGCGTCTTTTTTCCGGACGGAGGAAGCAGGGAGTTCCCGGAGGGCACCACGGCGCTCGACGCCGCGGCGTCCATCTCCAGGAGCCTCGCGTCGAAGGCCCTGGCGGCGCGTGTCGATGGCGTGGTGACCGGCCTCTCCGAGCCTCTCCGCGACGGAGTCCGGCTCGAGATCCTCGGGTTCGACTCGCCGGAGGGGCGCGAGGTACTGAGGCACAGCGCCTCGCACCTCCTCGCGTCGGCGGTCCTCCATCTCTACCCCGGCGCCAGGTTCGGAGTGGGTCCCGCCATCGAGGACGGCTTCTACTACGACATGGACATCCCGGGCTTCCCCGGCTCCTCCGCGCTCGAGGCGATCGAGGCCGAGATGCACAGGCAGGCCGCGGAATCCATCCGGTTCGAGCGGATCGAGGTCGGCATCGACGAGGCCCGCAGGGTGATGACGGATCTCGGCCAGACCTACAAGCTCGAACTGCTCGACGAGATCGCGGCCGCGGGCGAGTCCATCACCCTGTACAGGTGCGGAGCGTTCACCGACCTCTGCCGCGGACCCCATGTTCCGACGACCGCATTCCTCAAGCACTTCAGGCTGACCGCGGTCGCCGGCGCCTACTGGCGCGGCGACGAGAAGCGCGAGATGCTGACGCGCATATACGGCACAGTGTTCGACTCTTCGAAGGCCCTCGCCGACCACCTGGCCATGCTGGAAGAGGCCCGCAAGCGCGACCACAGGAAGCTGGGGCCGGAACTCGGGCTCTTCACCACGGGCAACGAGGGCGGATGCGGCCTAATATACTGGCTCCCCAACGGCACCATCGTCCGCGAGGAGCTCGAGAACCTCTGGAAGGCCGCCCACAGGCGGAACGGCTACAACCTGGTCTCCACGCCGCACATCGCGCCGGCCTCCCTGTGGGAGACCTCGGGGCACTGCAGCTACTACCGCGACAACATGTACTTCATGCCGGTCGACGAGACCGAGTACGTGCTGAAGCCCATGAACTGCCCCGGGCACATACTCATCTACAAGTCGGAGAAGAGGTCCTACCGCGAGCTGCCGTTCAGGCTCGCCGAACTCGGGACGGTCTACAGGTACGAGAAGAGCGGAGTGCTCCACGGCCTGATGAGGGTCAGGGGCTTCACGGTCGACGACGGACACATCTTCTGCACTCCCGATCAGATCGTCGACGAGATCAGGAAGGTCGTCTCCTTCGCCCTCTACTTCCTCCGGGTGTTCGGTTTCGGATACGCCATAGAGCTTTCCCTGAGCGATCCGGACGACATGGGGCACTACGCCGGCAGCCCGGAGATGTGGGCCCGGGTCGAACCGGCGCTGGCCGACGCGCTCGACGGGATGGGCGAGAAGTACCGCACCGTCAGGGGCGAGGCGGCCTTCTACGGCCCGAAGATCGACATCAAGCTGCGCGACGCCCTGGGAAGGTACTGGCAGGGACCCACCATCCAGTTCGACTTCAACATCCCCGAGAGGTTCGACCTCACCTACACGGGCCCCGACGGTGGCGAGCACAGGATCTACATGGTCCACAGGGCCCTGTTCGGCTCGGTCGAGAGGTTCACGGGGAACCTCATAGAGCACTTCGCAGGCAATTTCCCGGGGTGGCTCGCACCGCTGCAGGTGGTTATCTTACCGCTTACCGTCCAGCAGCACGAAAGAGCGGCCGAGGTCTGCGGAATGCTGGCCGACCGCGGGTTCAGGTGCTCCATGGACAGGCGGAACGAGACCATCGGATACAGGATCCGCGCAGCCGAGAACCGCAAGGTGCCCATGATGCTGGTCATCGGCGAGAGGGAGGCCGGTTCGGGCCGGGTTGCGGTGAGGGCCCACGGCCGCGGTGATCTCGGCGTATTCGAGCTGGAAGAGGCAGTCGGGCTGATCGAGGAGGCCTGCAGGAGGCCGGCTCTACCGGAGGGGGGAAGGTCCTTATCAGAGATACCATAA
- the rny gene encoding ribonuclease Y: protein MSGTTILVLAGAALAAFLLGFFLRRIFTSRERRSAMTEAERILNDAKRESETLRKESILEGRETIARERSAELESQQKRRAEIDRKESDLSRRSEYVDRTREKLERRESVLETRETGLSEKEQALAAKQQRVTKLMEEQNQLLEQIAGLSRDEARNLLLSNLEEEARLEAGRITRRIIDEAERTADDEANRVLTTAVQRCAANHVVENCVSVVQLPGEEMKGRIIGREGRNIRAFETATGVDVIIDDTPEAIVLSCFDPVRREVARQSMEKLISDGRIHPGRIEAVVAKIEAEMEKNMMKLGGDLCLEADVSGVHPQIVRYLGRLRYRTSYGQNMFQHSLEVAHVCGLLAAELRLDTAIARRVGLFHDIGKATDQDMDGSHALVGMELARKYEEPPLICNAIGSHHEEIEPESLYAVLVQAADAVSSARPGARRESLELYVKRLQKLETIADSFDGVGKSYAIQAGRELRIAVKPEAVDDAGSADLARLIARRVESEVEYPGQIKVTVIREVRATETAR from the coding sequence ATGTCCGGTACGACGATACTCGTTCTTGCGGGAGCGGCGCTGGCCGCATTCCTGCTCGGCTTTTTCCTCAGGAGGATCTTCACCTCCCGCGAGCGCAGAAGCGCGATGACCGAGGCGGAGCGGATCCTCAACGATGCGAAGCGCGAATCCGAGACCCTCAGGAAGGAATCCATCCTCGAAGGGCGCGAGACCATCGCCCGCGAGCGTTCCGCTGAGCTGGAGAGCCAGCAGAAGCGCCGCGCCGAGATCGACAGGAAGGAATCGGACCTCTCCCGGAGGTCCGAATACGTCGACAGGACCAGGGAGAAACTCGAGCGCAGGGAGTCCGTCCTCGAGACCCGGGAGACCGGCCTGTCCGAGAAGGAGCAGGCGCTCGCAGCAAAGCAGCAGCGTGTCACGAAGCTGATGGAGGAGCAGAACCAGCTCCTCGAGCAGATCGCGGGCCTGTCGAGGGACGAGGCCAGGAACCTTCTCCTGTCCAATCTCGAGGAGGAGGCCAGGCTCGAGGCGGGCAGGATCACCCGGCGCATCATCGACGAGGCGGAGCGTACCGCCGACGACGAGGCGAACCGGGTCCTGACCACGGCTGTCCAGCGCTGCGCGGCCAACCACGTCGTCGAGAACTGCGTCTCGGTCGTCCAGCTCCCCGGCGAGGAGATGAAGGGCCGCATCATCGGCCGCGAGGGCCGCAACATCAGGGCCTTCGAGACTGCGACGGGCGTCGACGTGATAATCGACGACACGCCCGAGGCGATCGTGCTCTCCTGCTTCGATCCCGTGCGCAGGGAGGTCGCCCGCCAGTCCATGGAGAAGCTCATCTCCGACGGCAGGATCCATCCCGGCCGTATCGAGGCGGTGGTCGCCAAGATCGAGGCCGAGATGGAGAAGAACATGATGAAGCTCGGGGGCGACCTCTGCCTGGAGGCTGACGTCTCCGGAGTGCACCCCCAGATCGTCAGATATCTCGGCCGCCTCAGATACCGGACCAGCTACGGCCAGAACATGTTCCAGCACTCGCTCGAGGTGGCGCACGTCTGCGGACTGCTGGCGGCGGAACTCCGCCTCGACACTGCGATCGCCCGGAGGGTGGGGCTCTTCCACGACATAGGCAAGGCCACCGACCAGGACATGGACGGCTCCCACGCCCTGGTGGGCATGGAGCTGGCCCGGAAGTACGAGGAGCCGCCGCTGATCTGCAACGCCATCGGGTCCCACCACGAGGAGATCGAGCCCGAATCCCTCTACGCGGTCCTCGTCCAGGCCGCCGACGCTGTCAGCAGCGCACGGCCCGGCGCCAGGAGGGAGAGCCTCGAACTCTACGTGAAGAGGCTCCAGAAGCTCGAGACGATAGCCGACTCCTTCGACGGAGTCGGCAAGTCCTATGCGATCCAGGCCGGCAGGGAGCTCAGGATAGCTGTCAAGCCGGAGGCGGTGGACGACGCCGGTTCGGCGGACCTCGCCAGGCTGATCGCGAGAAGGGTCGAGTCCGAGGTCGAGTACCCGGGCCAGATCAAGGTGACGGTCATCAGGGAGGTCAGGGCGACGGAGACCGCCCGGTGA
- the rplT gene encoding 50S ribosomal protein L20, with translation MTRVTSAVTRKQRHKSRLAAAKGYVGGRRKLYTVAAEAEKRALLYQYRDRRNRKRDFRALWIIRINAAARANGITYSALINGLLKAGIGLDRKSLSDIATNDPAAFARIAETAKAAL, from the coding sequence ATGACCAGAGTAACGAGTGCGGTGACGCGCAAGCAGCGTCACAAGAGCCGTCTCGCGGCGGCCAAGGGATACGTCGGCGGCCGGAGGAAGCTCTACACCGTCGCTGCGGAGGCCGAGAAGCGAGCCCTGCTGTACCAGTACCGGGACAGGCGCAACCGCAAGCGCGACTTCAGAGCGCTCTGGATCATCCGCATCAATGCGGCGGCGAGGGCGAACGGCATCACGTACAGCGCCCTGATCAACGGCCTCCTGAAGGCCGGCATAGGGCTCGACCGCAAGTCCCTCTCCGACATCGCGACGAATGATCCGGCGGCGTTCGCCAGGATAGCAGAGACAGCCAAAGCCGCTCTCTAG
- a CDS encoding cell division protein ZapA, producing MSIYGREYSIRGDADPGYIREIAHYLDMKMRQMTDNTTVPSTAKVAILAALNITDELFQRERQIRETADDQESAVSVLADRIEKTLADISLPRSFTASPEIPEAGELQRVETSDRA from the coding sequence GTGAGTATCTACGGTCGGGAGTATTCCATAAGGGGGGACGCGGATCCCGGTTACATCAGGGAGATAGCTCACTATCTCGACATGAAGATGCGCCAGATGACGGACAACACCACCGTCCCTTCGACAGCCAAGGTGGCGATCCTGGCGGCGCTCAACATCACCGACGAGCTATTCCAGCGCGAGAGACAGATCCGCGAGACGGCCGACGACCAGGAGTCGGCCGTCTCCGTTCTGGCGGACAGGATCGAGAAGACCCTGGCCGACATCTCGCTCCCCCGGTCCTTCACTGCCTCTCCGGAAATCCCCGAAGCAGGGGAACTCCAGCGGGTCGAGACATCCGACAGAGCCTGA
- a CDS encoding M1 family metallopeptidase, translating to MSLFMPLLLLPSALPGAGSPSPESRADYRIEASLSPESVLVTGRIGIDFMPAYPADTLWLHLYPNAYRDPSTSFAGDLATMGYYDFAGASDDEYGWILLDGWTVDGCPVDVMVDETIGSVALGRTAQPGDTLRLEGGFTVKVPTIWSRMGHDGDHYEMTQWYPKMCVLDSGGWHTSRYRSDGEFYSDFGDYRVTLTLPDSFVTAATGSVDSVSYSPDSLFRTETWTASPVHDFAWAADPAFVLLEHNFIPPAGSGAPPVRVHLAVQECSADAWSEVGAWADSTLLYYGEWCGWYPYGDLWVVQSAMWGGMEYPQLVMVEPYDPPFTRYFEMVVMHEIGHQWFYGMLGNDEVDEAWLDEGINSFCEIRYFERRYGMSGNMTSLPGWVSGISDADFTSSSYVGMVASGEEVPVLSTSTEAAGGRYDYGALYYSKPALFVRMIQNQIGDEAFDDFLLVYCDRFRFHHPRTGDFMAILEEVTGRSWQEESDFWLRTTGSADVRVEGLDWSGDTTVVCVSGDIPHPVELDLAVGPPGGGVSARVALTPGEVSQVRIPGRWYRAEVDPWTRFPDRRPWNNSLPAAGTVRPMIAPMDQPSRFNTWLAPFPGYADGEWEAGIYGSTHSASNWAGGPLEVTGFLRLPVEGGRPGSWALALDRPLARSTTGSTGLSVDMSSMYGREEVSASVYRTFEGVYPSDPSGSVSAGASFESVSDNSMLDGSEYDEGCGAVLNASASSWDMGMSSYRNAWIALRGSPDWDGEPWIAVEAEGSLGLTALPGTPGTRVFAGCASEDTPLQYSYRPGGGLASYGALGWMLPPSGYLSPLEHFFVESGPAMPGYGESDLHGTVGIGIGETVSFSPLPVSVFADVGWIEDSFGDISMPGMLANAGLSLRAAFVTAWFPAWVSDPPDGEDEWEMRWRFAFSFWGLASLLG from the coding sequence ATGAGCCTGTTCATGCCGCTGTTGCTGCTGCCGTCCGCCCTCCCGGGGGCGGGATCCCCGTCTCCGGAGAGCAGGGCGGACTACAGGATCGAGGCGTCCCTCTCGCCCGAAAGCGTGCTGGTGACAGGGAGGATCGGGATAGACTTCATGCCCGCGTATCCCGCGGACACCCTCTGGCTCCACCTTTATCCGAACGCGTACCGCGATCCGTCGACATCCTTCGCAGGGGATCTGGCAACGATGGGTTACTACGACTTCGCAGGGGCCTCGGACGACGAATACGGCTGGATACTGCTCGACGGATGGACCGTGGACGGCTGCCCGGTCGATGTCATGGTAGACGAGACGATCGGCTCCGTTGCCCTGGGGAGGACGGCCCAGCCCGGAGACACGCTGAGGCTCGAGGGCGGCTTCACGGTGAAGGTCCCCACGATCTGGAGCAGGATGGGGCATGACGGAGACCACTACGAGATGACCCAGTGGTATCCGAAGATGTGCGTGCTCGACTCCGGAGGCTGGCACACATCCAGGTACCGTTCCGACGGCGAGTTCTACAGCGACTTCGGCGACTACCGGGTGACACTCACACTTCCTGACAGCTTCGTGACCGCCGCGACGGGCTCGGTGGACTCGGTGAGCTACTCGCCCGACTCCCTCTTCCGGACAGAGACCTGGACGGCATCTCCGGTGCACGACTTCGCCTGGGCCGCCGACCCCGCCTTCGTGCTCCTCGAGCACAACTTCATCCCTCCGGCCGGGTCGGGAGCCCCTCCCGTCAGGGTGCACCTTGCCGTGCAGGAATGCAGCGCGGATGCCTGGTCGGAAGTCGGCGCCTGGGCCGATTCCACGCTCCTCTACTACGGAGAGTGGTGCGGCTGGTACCCGTACGGCGATCTCTGGGTGGTCCAGAGCGCGATGTGGGGAGGCATGGAGTATCCCCAGCTCGTCATGGTCGAACCGTACGACCCCCCGTTCACCAGGTACTTCGAGATGGTGGTGATGCACGAGATAGGGCACCAGTGGTTCTACGGGATGCTGGGCAACGACGAGGTGGACGAGGCCTGGCTAGACGAGGGCATCAACAGCTTCTGCGAGATCAGGTACTTCGAGCGCAGGTACGGGATGTCGGGGAACATGACCAGCCTCCCGGGATGGGTCTCGGGCATATCCGACGCCGATTTCACGAGTTCGAGCTACGTCGGGATGGTCGCTTCCGGCGAGGAGGTGCCCGTGCTCAGCACGTCCACCGAGGCCGCCGGGGGCAGGTACGACTACGGAGCCCTCTACTACTCCAAGCCCGCCCTCTTCGTCAGGATGATCCAGAACCAGATCGGAGACGAAGCCTTCGACGACTTCCTGCTCGTATACTGCGACAGGTTCAGGTTCCATCACCCGCGGACCGGCGATTTCATGGCGATCCTCGAGGAGGTCACGGGCAGGTCCTGGCAGGAGGAGTCCGATTTCTGGCTCCGGACGACCGGATCGGCCGACGTCCGCGTCGAAGGGCTGGACTGGAGCGGAGACACCACTGTCGTCTGCGTGTCCGGAGACATCCCTCACCCGGTGGAGCTCGACCTTGCCGTAGGTCCTCCCGGCGGAGGCGTCTCGGCGCGGGTCGCGCTGACGCCCGGGGAGGTGTCGCAGGTCAGGATCCCGGGGCGGTGGTACAGGGCCGAGGTCGACCCCTGGACCCGCTTCCCCGACCGCCGTCCATGGAACAACTCCCTGCCTGCGGCGGGAACCGTTCGACCGATGATCGCTCCCATGGATCAGCCCTCGAGGTTCAACACGTGGCTTGCTCCGTTCCCGGGATACGCGGACGGCGAATGGGAGGCGGGGATCTACGGCTCGACCCATTCCGCCAGCAACTGGGCGGGCGGGCCGCTCGAGGTCACCGGCTTCCTGAGGCTCCCGGTCGAAGGAGGCCGCCCCGGTTCCTGGGCGCTGGCCCTGGACAGGCCCCTGGCCCGGAGCACCACCGGTTCGACCGGCCTCTCGGTGGACATGTCCTCGATGTACGGTCGCGAGGAGGTCTCGGCATCGGTCTACAGGACGTTCGAGGGGGTCTACCCGTCGGATCCGTCCGGATCGGTCTCGGCCGGAGCCTCCTTCGAGAGCGTGTCGGACAACTCCATGCTGGACGGGTCGGAGTACGACGAGGGTTGCGGAGCCGTGCTGAATGCCTCGGCCTCGTCGTGGGACATGGGCATGTCCTCGTACAGGAATGCATGGATCGCTCTCCGGGGCAGCCCGGACTGGGACGGGGAGCCATGGATCGCGGTCGAGGCGGAGGGTTCGCTCGGGCTCACGGCCCTCCCGGGGACGCCGGGGACGCGCGTGTTCGCCGGCTGCGCCTCGGAGGACACCCCGCTGCAGTACTCGTACCGCCCGGGAGGGGGCCTCGCATCATACGGGGCGCTCGGGTGGATGCTGCCGCCCTCGGGATACCTGTCGCCCCTGGAGCACTTCTTCGTCGAATCGGGCCCGGCCATGCCGGGTTACGGTGAAAGCGACCTGCACGGCACTGTCGGGATCGGGATCGGCGAGACCGTCTCGTTCTCGCCCCTGCCGGTCTCGGTCTTCGCCGATGTCGGCTGGATCGAGGACTCCTTCGGCGACATTAGCATGCCGGGCATGCTGGCGAACGCGGGCCTGAGCCTCCGGGCGGCCTTCGTCACGGCATGGTTCCCGGCGTGGGTCTCCGATCCGCCCGACGGAGAGGACGAATGGGAGATGCGCTGGAGGTTCGCCTTCAGCTTCTGGGGGCTGGCCTCGCTGCTGGGTTGA
- a CDS encoding NifB/NifX family molybdenum-iron cluster-binding protein: MARPRTACNVSHVPARRRAVFHGRGEACDEVLGTDEVEALRLADLEGLYLEEGACSMGVSRATFGRILERARRKTARAVVTGSALAMEPGLHGSGDGCCTCPSCRRADAGGPGGMPRGGALRTLTCGSIEGSPVMRIACPARADLGLESPICEHFGSAPGFVVVDTATMTAAYLPNPGHEHGHGMCRPLAAFEGDLPDAVAAAGMGAGALERLSASGIDVYIVSASTVGEAVAAVVSGGAPKAGPWSVCAGHGHHGGGCQDHH; this comes from the coding sequence ATGGCCAGACCCAGAACCGCCTGCAACGTTTCGCATGTCCCGGCTCGTCGCCGCGCGGTCTTCCACGGCCGTGGAGAAGCCTGTGACGAAGTCCTGGGCACCGACGAGGTGGAGGCCCTGAGGCTGGCCGACCTCGAAGGCCTGTACCTGGAAGAGGGCGCCTGCTCCATGGGCGTTTCCAGGGCCACCTTCGGCAGGATACTCGAGAGGGCCAGGCGCAAGACCGCCCGTGCGGTCGTCACAGGGTCCGCTCTCGCGATGGAACCGGGCCTGCACGGCTCAGGGGACGGCTGCTGCACCTGTCCCTCCTGCCGCAGGGCGGATGCGGGCGGTCCGGGCGGCATGCCGCGGGGCGGGGCGCTCCGTACACTGACGTGTGGATCGATCGAAGGGAGTCCCGTGATGAGAATCGCCTGTCCGGCAAGGGCCGATCTCGGGCTGGAAAGCCCGATCTGCGAACACTTCGGCTCGGCGCCGGGATTCGTGGTGGTAGACACCGCCACGATGACGGCTGCGTACCTGCCCAATCCGGGCCATGAGCACGGCCACGGCATGTGCAGACCCCTCGCGGCATTCGAGGGCGATCTGCCCGATGCGGTGGCCGCAGCGGGCATGGGGGCTGGAGCGCTCGAAAGGCTCTCGGCCTCCGGGATAGACGTATACATCGTCTCGGCCTCCACGGTGGGCGAGGCTGTCGCGGCCGTGGTCTCCGGCGGCGCCCCGAAGGCAGGCCCATGGTCGGTCTGCGCCGGTCACGGCCACCACGGCGGAGGATGTCAGGATCACCACTAG
- a CDS encoding tyrosine-protein phosphatase — translation MNRATEGGSIRRVVTGRTGISLFLSHMPGRYGPLEAMLDEMARIGVDEVISLAPLREIRTKSPAYAGLLDRGSLPWEFRVVPVEDFGVPEDPEAYAAEVGRAASLLLAGRRVLVHCGAGIGRTGTFALCVLAALGIPPGEASQAVSAAGSGPETDGQAELASRIRERFQGC, via the coding sequence GTGAACCGTGCTACGGAGGGCGGGAGCATCCGCAGGGTCGTGACCGGAAGAACCGGAATATCGCTCTTCCTGTCGCACATGCCGGGCAGGTACGGCCCGCTCGAGGCGATGCTCGACGAGATGGCCCGCATCGGAGTGGACGAGGTGATCTCGCTCGCACCGCTCCGGGAGATCCGCACGAAGTCGCCGGCCTATGCCGGACTGCTGGACCGGGGAAGCCTCCCGTGGGAGTTCAGGGTGGTCCCGGTGGAGGACTTCGGAGTCCCTGAAGATCCCGAGGCTTATGCAGCCGAGGTCGGACGGGCGGCCTCCCTGCTCCTCGCCGGCCGCCGCGTGCTGGTGCACTGCGGAGCGGGGATTGGCAGGACGGGCACGTTCGCCCTCTGCGTGCTGGCAGCGCTCGGCATCCCTCCCGGAGAGGCCTCGCAGGCAGTGTCCGCAGCCGGCTCGGGCCCCGAGACCGACGGTCAGGCGGAGCTCGCATCCCGCATCAGGGAGAGATTCCAGGGCTGCTGA